The Corynebacterium camporealensis genome contains a region encoding:
- the sucB gene encoding 2-oxoglutarate dehydrogenase, E2 component, dihydrolipoamide succinyltransferase: protein MAHSVEMPELGESVTEGTISQWLKSVGDTVEVDEALLEVSTDKVDTEIPSPVAGTILEIKAEEDDTIEVGEVIAIIGDEDESANDSDDDDEDSKDESDDSSEDKDDEESDDSSDDKDEKKEKKSKGGSGDASDVEMPELGESVTEGTITQWLKSVGDEVEVDEPLLEVSTDKVDTEIPSPVAGTLIEILAEEDDTVEVGEVIARVGDEDAAGSSGDDDDEDEDDSKDEEKEESKEDSDDSSDDKDEKSEKKDKKESKGGSGEASDVEMPELGESVTEGTITQWLKSVGDEVEVDEPLLEVSTDKVDTEIPSPVAGTLVEILAEEDDTIEVGAVIARIGDEDAAESGDSDDDSDDEDESKDEENEKKSADSDEEQKDDSADSDDAKKKAKEKEESDDSSEDKDDKKSEPKDEKKSDDKKVNSGDDVPYVTPLVRKLAEKHGVDLKQVEGTGVGGRIRKQDVLAAAEEGEKPVEDKDSGSSDPRANWSTKSVDLDKQELIGTTQKVNRIREITATKMVEALQISAQLTHVQEVDMTAIWDLRKKSKQAFIDKHGANLSFLPFIVKATVEALVYHPNVNASYDPKSKEMTYHEDVNVAIAVDTPRGLLTPVIHKAQEKTLPEIAQAIAELADKARNNKLKPNDLTGATFTVTNIGSEGALLDTPILVPPQAGILGTAAITKRAVVVTEDGQDAIAIRQMCYLPFTYDHQVVDGADAGRFITTIRDRLETADFEADLDI from the coding sequence ATGGCGCACTCCGTTGAGATGCCCGAACTGGGCGAATCCGTAACCGAAGGCACGATCTCCCAGTGGCTGAAGTCCGTCGGCGATACCGTCGAGGTCGACGAGGCCCTGCTCGAGGTCTCCACCGACAAGGTCGATACCGAAATTCCTTCCCCGGTAGCCGGCACCATTCTGGAAATTAAGGCCGAGGAAGACGACACCATCGAGGTCGGCGAAGTCATCGCCATCATCGGTGACGAGGATGAGTCTGCTAACGATTCCGACGATGACGACGAAGACTCCAAGGACGAGTCCGACGACTCCTCCGAGGATAAGGACGACGAAGAGTCTGACGACTCTTCGGATGACAAGGACGAAAAGAAGGAAAAGAAGTCCAAGGGCGGCTCCGGCGACGCATCTGACGTAGAGATGCCAGAGCTCGGCGAGTCCGTTACCGAAGGCACCATTACTCAGTGGCTGAAGTCCGTCGGCGACGAGGTCGAGGTCGACGAGCCACTGCTCGAGGTCTCCACCGACAAGGTCGACACCGAGATTCCTTCCCCTGTCGCTGGCACCCTGATCGAGATCCTCGCCGAGGAAGACGACACCGTTGAGGTCGGCGAAGTCATCGCTCGCGTGGGTGACGAAGACGCCGCAGGCTCCTCTGGCGATGATGACGACGAGGACGAAGACGACTCCAAGGACGAGGAGAAGGAAGAGTCCAAGGAAGACTCTGACGACTCTTCGGATGACAAGGACGAGAAGTCCGAGAAGAAGGACAAGAAGGAGTCCAAGGGCGGCTCCGGCGAGGCATCCGACGTGGAGATGCCTGAGCTCGGCGAGTCCGTTACCGAAGGCACCATTACCCAGTGGCTGAAGTCCGTCGGCGACGAAGTCGAGGTCGACGAGCCACTGCTCGAGGTCTCCACCGACAAGGTCGACACCGAGATTCCTTCCCCGGTAGCCGGCACCCTGGTTGAAATCCTGGCTGAGGAGGACGACACCATCGAGGTGGGCGCCGTTATCGCACGCATCGGTGACGAAGACGCGGCAGAGTCTGGCGACTCTGACGATGATTCGGATGACGAAGACGAGTCCAAGGACGAAGAGAACGAGAAGAAGTCCGCTGACTCTGATGAGGAGCAGAAGGACGACTCCGCAGACTCTGACGACGCCAAGAAGAAGGCCAAGGAGAAGGAAGAGTCTGACGACTCTTCGGAGGATAAGGACGACAAGAAGTCCGAGCCCAAGGATGAGAAGAAGTCCGACGATAAGAAGGTCAACTCCGGCGATGACGTTCCTTACGTCACCCCGCTGGTGCGCAAGCTGGCTGAAAAGCACGGTGTAGACCTGAAGCAGGTTGAGGGCACCGGTGTTGGTGGCCGCATCCGCAAGCAGGACGTGCTGGCTGCTGCTGAAGAGGGCGAGAAGCCGGTTGAAGACAAGGACTCCGGTTCTTCCGATCCGCGCGCTAACTGGTCCACCAAGTCCGTGGACCTGGACAAGCAGGAGCTCATCGGCACCACCCAGAAGGTCAACCGTATCCGCGAGATCACGGCTACCAAGATGGTGGAAGCCCTGCAGATTTCTGCACAGCTCACCCACGTTCAGGAAGTCGATATGACTGCCATCTGGGACCTGCGCAAGAAGTCCAAGCAGGCATTCATCGATAAGCACGGTGCAAACCTGTCCTTCCTGCCGTTCATCGTGAAGGCCACCGTTGAGGCTCTGGTCTACCACCCGAACGTCAACGCCTCCTACGACCCGAAGTCCAAGGAGATGACCTACCACGAGGACGTCAACGTCGCGATTGCCGTGGACACCCCACGTGGTCTGCTGACCCCGGTCATCCACAAGGCACAGGAAAAGACCCTGCCGGAGATCGCACAGGCTATCGCTGAGCTGGCTGACAAGGCCCGCAACAACAAGCTGAAGCCGAACGACCTGACCGGTGCTACCTTCACCGTGACCAACATCGGTTCCGAAGGTGCCCTGCTGGATACCCCGATTCTGGTTCCGCCGCAGGCAGGCATCCTGGGCACTGCCGCTATCACCAAGCGTGCAGTTGTCGTCACCGAGGACGGCCAGGACGCCATCGCTATTCGCCAGATGTGCTACCTGCCATTCACCTACGACCACCAGGTCGTCGATGGTGCAGATGCAGGTCGCTTCATCACCACCATCAGGGATCGTCTCGAGACCGCAGATTTCGAGGCTGACCTCGACATCTAA
- a CDS encoding leucyl aminopeptidase has protein sequence MAASTVDLPARGSFPEVKLAKKAPKKADALLVVAFKGEEGLELPASSLLGGSATRALYESLTAVGATGKANEVTRVPAPAKAGVASVIAVGLGDADELDDETMRRAAGTAARALKGVGTVATSLGDFGLAAAVEGIILGGYNHRGIRSSELADKEAPATVVFADDKSKAKEFEAAKIGAESVLLARDLVNTPSNFLYPESYAEFLRAQGEEVGLDVEILDEKELKKQGFGGILSVGQGSARPPRLVRLTWAPRKAKRSVALVGKGITFDTGGISLKPGSGMWDMISDMGGSAAMAASIIAAAKLELPVKVTATLPLAENMPSGSATRPGDVITHYGGKTSEVLNTDAEGRLVLADAIARASEDNPDYLLETATLTGAQMVALGDRTAGIMGSDELRDHLAELGRSVGENAWAMPLLEEHDEQLKSGNADMRNIHVKREGGMEFAGTYLKQFVGEGIEWAHIDIAGPSMNGGSAWGYTPKQATGVPVRTIIAALTEISQQKKKK, from the coding sequence GTGGCAGCATCGACTGTTGACCTACCCGCACGCGGCAGCTTTCCGGAGGTGAAGCTGGCAAAGAAGGCTCCAAAGAAGGCTGATGCCCTGCTGGTTGTAGCATTTAAGGGCGAGGAAGGCCTGGAGCTTCCTGCTAGCTCCCTGCTGGGCGGTTCTGCTACCCGTGCGCTCTACGAATCCCTGACTGCCGTTGGTGCTACCGGTAAGGCCAACGAGGTCACCCGCGTGCCGGCTCCGGCGAAGGCTGGTGTGGCCTCAGTTATCGCTGTGGGCTTGGGCGATGCCGATGAGCTTGACGATGAAACCATGCGCCGCGCCGCCGGCACCGCCGCACGTGCACTCAAGGGCGTGGGCACTGTTGCAACCTCCCTGGGTGATTTCGGTCTGGCCGCTGCTGTCGAGGGCATCATCCTAGGCGGCTACAACCACCGCGGCATCCGCTCTTCTGAGCTTGCCGATAAGGAAGCACCAGCTACCGTCGTCTTCGCTGACGATAAGTCCAAGGCCAAGGAGTTCGAGGCAGCCAAGATTGGCGCTGAGTCCGTCCTGCTGGCCCGCGACCTGGTCAACACCCCGTCGAACTTCCTCTACCCGGAGTCCTACGCAGAGTTCCTGCGCGCCCAGGGCGAAGAAGTCGGCCTGGACGTGGAAATCCTGGATGAGAAGGAGCTGAAGAAGCAGGGCTTCGGCGGCATCCTGTCTGTTGGCCAGGGTTCTGCTCGCCCACCGCGCCTGGTTCGCCTGACCTGGGCCCCGCGCAAGGCTAAGCGCTCTGTCGCACTGGTTGGCAAGGGTATTACCTTCGATACCGGCGGAATTTCTTTGAAGCCAGGTTCTGGCATGTGGGACATGATTTCTGACATGGGTGGTTCTGCTGCCATGGCTGCCTCCATCATCGCTGCAGCCAAGCTCGAACTACCGGTCAAAGTCACCGCTACCCTGCCGCTGGCAGAAAACATGCCTTCCGGTTCTGCCACCCGCCCAGGCGATGTCATCACCCACTACGGCGGCAAGACCTCTGAGGTTCTCAACACTGACGCTGAGGGCCGCCTGGTGCTTGCCGATGCCATCGCACGCGCCAGCGAAGACAACCCGGACTACCTGCTGGAGACCGCTACCCTGACCGGTGCACAGATGGTTGCTCTCGGCGACCGCACCGCCGGCATCATGGGCTCGGATGAGCTGCGCGACCACCTGGCTGAGCTGGGCCGCTCCGTAGGTGAGAACGCCTGGGCTATGCCGCTGCTGGAAGAGCACGACGAGCAGCTGAAGTCCGGCAACGCCGATATGCGCAACATCCACGTCAAGCGCGAGGGCGGCATGGAATTTGCTGGTACCTACCTCAAGCAGTTCGTGGGCGAAGGCATCGAGTGGGCTCACATCGATATCGCTGGCCCATCCATGAACGGCGGCAGTGCCTGGGGCTACACCCCGAAGCAGGCTACCGGCGTTCCGGTACGCACCATCATCGCTGCACTGACTGAGATTTCGCAGCAGAAAAAGAAGAAGTAA